The segment CGTCTGGTAGAAGGTGGTGGCGTCGTGGCCGCCCCAGGCGACCATCACCCCGGCGCTCCCGACCCAGACGGAGCGGTGATAGCCGCGGGCCGTGGGAGCGCCGATCGTGGACGTCGCGACCCACGTGTCCGTCGACGGATTGTACCGGCCGCCGGTGTTGAGATAGATCGCCGGGAAGACGCTGGAGTCGTACCCTCCCCACACGATCATCTCGGTGCCCGACCACACGGCGGTGGGCCCCTGCCGGGCGCTCGGCGCGCCGATCGTGGAGGTCGCGACCCACGTGTCCGTCGACGGGTCGTACCGGCCGCCGGTGTTGGTATTCGTTCCGCCGCCGCCCCAGACGATCATCTCGGTGCCGGTCCACACCGCGTCCACGCCGTAGCGGAGCTGGGGGGCGCCCGTCAGCGTCATCGGCGTCCACGAGTCGGTGACGGGGTTGTAACGCGCGCCCGAGGTCGTGTCCGGCGTGGGCATCGAGCCGCTCCACACGATCATCTCGGATCCGGTCCAGACCGTCTCCGGACTGACCCGCGGGGACGGCACGGCCTGCGACGTGGGGACCCAGGTGTCGTTCGCGCAGTAGGCCGAAAGGGCGTCGATCTGGATGGGGGAATACGCGGAGGTGCCGGCCGCAGGGGCCGCACTCTGCTTCGGCGCCTCCGCCTGCCACCAGGCGCCGAAAGGCGTCTTCGGCCAGGAGCCCGTGGCGATCGTGAGCGTGTCGGGTGCGCTCTCGATCACGTCGCTCCGGTAGAAGGCGCTCTCGCTCTCCAGCGGCGTGCCGGTGCGCCCCTTGAGCTCCTCGAGGATCTCCGCCAGCTCGTCCGCGTCCACGTGCACGGTCTCGCGGGCCGGCTGCCCCGGCAGCCGCGGCTGGGTGTCGGCGCGGGTCGTCCAGGTGACCTCCGCGTAGCGCGCGGCGACCGCCCGCAGGTCCGCCGGTCCCGAGACCTTCCTCAGCGCGGCCTCGGCCTGGGCGCGGACCTCCGCGTGGAAGCGGGGGTCGAACGCGTACCACGAGCGGAGCAGGCGATCGGCGAGGATCGGCCGCACGAGCACCTCGGCCTCGAGGGTCGGGTCGTCGCCGAGGGCGTCCAGGATCTCGTGGAGCGTCGCGCCGTCCTTCGTCTCGCGTCCGATCCGGTCCATCTCGGCCTGCAGCTGACCGTGGGTGATCGGCCGATGCCAGATCGCGTCGAGCGCGGCTGACATCCTGAGCGCGTTTTCGACCTTGCGTCTCGACGCGTCGTCCGGCACGACGGACTCGAAGCTCGGTTTGGGACCCGGATTCTGCTCCGGCCAGACCCGATGAGCCCAGGACACGCGCTCGATCGCCCGCGTCGCGGCGACTCGGTCCTCGAACGACGGAGCGTTGGGAGCCGCGTCCCCCGCGCGTGAAGCTCCGGGGGACGCGAGCGAGAGAGCGAGAGCAAGAGCGAACGTCGACATGGACCTGTGCATGGGCGGATTCCTCCTCAACCGCCCGAAGTTCTACGCGGGGACTCGCGCAGCGTCATGTCGCACGAAGATGTCGCCGAGGTGACGTGGGTCAACCGCTCGAAGCGGCCGGCACGACGTCCACCGGCGACCCCGCTCCGGGGGAACGGACCCTTGGACACCTTGAGATCGAGCTAAGATGTCCAGACTGAGGCTGGCGCAGATGCGGACCGTACGATGACGACACCGCCTCCACTGAGCTGCCCTTACTGCGGCGAGGATGTCGAGGTGGACATCGACGAAGGCGGCGGAAGCCGGCAGGCCTTCGTGCAGGACTGCCCGGTGTGCTGCCGGCCGTGGCAGGTCGTGGCCGTGCGCGCCAGGGACGCCGCCTGGAGCGTGACGCTTCGGACCGCGGACGACTGATGCCCGGGCGGGACCCGCCGCGCTTCGTTATAATTCTGGACGAAGGAGGTCCCATGGGTCGCCCAGCCGCACTCGTCTTCGCCCTATCCCTCGCGATCCCCGGCATCGCCGCCGCGTCCGGCTCGTCGCCGATGCCGATGCCGATGTCGGGCTCCGAAACGCAATCGCCGACGCCCGAGCAGGAAGCGGTCGCGTACTACAACGACGGGGTCGCGTACCGCGAGAAGGCCGACAAGCTCGAGAAGGAGGCGGCCACCGCGGTCGACGCCGCCAAGAAGGCAAAGCTCCTCGACAAGAGCAAGGACCTTCACGATTCGTCCATCAAGAAGTTCCTGAAGGCCGTCAGGAACGACCCGAGGATGTTCCAGGCCTGGGGAAGCCTCGGCTACGCGTACCGGAAGACCGGCAACTACCCCGTGGCGCTCGAGGCGTACGACAAGGCGCTCGCCCTGGAGAAGTCCTATACGCCGGCCATCGAGTACCGCGCCGAGGCCTACCTCGGCCTCAACCGGCTCGACGAAGCGAAGTCCGCGTACATGACGCTGTTCGGATCGGATCGCGCCCGTGCCGACGAGCTGGTCGCGGCGATGGAGAAATGGGTCGAGATGCGGAAAGCCGATCCCGCCGGCGTCGCCCCGGCGACCGTCGAGGAATTCGGCAAATGGGTCGCGGAGCGGAAGCAGCTCGCGTCCCAGACATCGTCGCTCAGAGACCCGAATTCTCCACGCTGGTAGCGCCACGCCACCCCATCGTCTCATCGGCCTTCTCGTCCTGGCGGCGGCGGGCTTCACCTGGCGGCTTCCCCAGGGGTTTCCCGCGCCGCGCGTTCCCGCCGACAACCGGATGACCGAGGAGAAGGTCGCGCTGGGGCGCCGTCTCTTCTACGACCTTCGCCTGTCGTCGAACGGCACGCAGTCCTGCGCTTCCTGCCATCAGCAGCAGCGCGCCTTCACCGACGGCCGGGCCCACGCCGTCGGGTCCACCGGCGAGGAGCACCCACGGGGCGCGATGAGCCTCGCGAACGCGGCCTACGGCGCCTCGCTCACGTGGACGGACCCGGACACGACGAACCTCGAGGAGCAGATGCGGGTGCCGCTTCTTGGCGAGCACCCCGTCGAGATGGGGATGGCGGGCCACGAGGACGAGGTCGTGGCGCGGCTGCGCCGCGATTCCCTCTACGCGAGGCTCTTTCCGGCCGCGTTCCCGGGGGAAGGAGACGCGGTGAGCCTCGTGAACGTCCGAAAGGCGATCGCGTCGTTCGAAAGAACGATCCTGTCCGGCGACTCCCCCTACGACCGGCTCGTCTGGAAGGACGATCGCGACGCTCTCTCGCCCGCCGCGCGCCGGGGAATGGCCCTCTTCTTCTCGGAGCGGCTGGCGTGCTCGAAGTGCCATGCGGGGTTCACGTTCTCCGGCCCCGTGCGGTGGGCCGGAGGTCCGGAGACGCGGCCCGCGCTCGAGGACAACGGCCTCGGCGGGCGCTTTCGCGTGCCGACGCTCCGGAACATCGCGGTCACCGCCCCTTACATGCACGACGGGCGGTTCGAGACCCTCGATGCGGTGATCGACCACTACGCCGAGGGCGGCCTGCCGTCGCCGACCCTTAGCGCTCTCGTCAAGGGCTTCACGATCACGAAAGAGGAGAAGGCCGAGCTCGTCGAGTTTCTCGAGAGCCTCACGGACGTGGACTTCCTGAAAGACCCGAGGCTGGCGGACCCGTGGAGGAACTGACCCCCAGGTTCTATGGCGCGATCCGATGGAGACGGGGTCCGACTCACGGGCGCCGGCGCGCGTGCTCACATCCGGCGCGCAGCGGACACGCGGGACAGAGAGGACGATTCCGCTTGCAGAGCGTCCGGCCATGTTGCGAGAGGAGCAGATGCACCTCCTGCATCACGCTCGGCTCGGGTGGGAGATCCTTCGCCGTCGCGCGGCCTCCGGCATAGGTCTTCGCGTAGGATTTCGCCTCCTGGACGAGGCCGAGGCGGACGAGAACGCGCAGCCCGTTCGAATCCGGCGCCAAAAGCGCGTGCCGCCCGGAGAACAGCAGGATCTTCTCCGCGCCCGGCTCCCCGATGCCTGGGAAAGACCGCAGCGCCCGCTTCGCCGCGTCGAGCGGACCCCGAATCGCTGCGCCGAGGTCGCCTCCGAACTCCTCGACGGCGATACGCGCGCATTCGCGCAGCTT is part of the Terriglobia bacterium genome and harbors:
- a CDS encoding CPXCG motif-containing cysteine-rich protein, which produces MTTPPPLSCPYCGEDVEVDIDEGGGSRQAFVQDCPVCCRPWQVVAVRARDAAWSVTLRTADD
- a CDS encoding tetratricopeptide repeat protein, with amino-acid sequence MGRPAALVFALSLAIPGIAAASGSSPMPMPMSGSETQSPTPEQEAVAYYNDGVAYREKADKLEKEAATAVDAAKKAKLLDKSKDLHDSSIKKFLKAVRNDPRMFQAWGSLGYAYRKTGNYPVALEAYDKALALEKSYTPAIEYRAEAYLGLNRLDEAKSAYMTLFGSDRARADELVAAMEKWVEMRKADPAGVAPATVEEFGKWVAERKQLASQTSSLRDPNSPRW
- a CDS encoding di-heme enzyme yields the protein MTEEKVALGRRLFYDLRLSSNGTQSCASCHQQQRAFTDGRAHAVGSTGEEHPRGAMSLANAAYGASLTWTDPDTTNLEEQMRVPLLGEHPVEMGMAGHEDEVVARLRRDSLYARLFPAAFPGEGDAVSLVNVRKAIASFERTILSGDSPYDRLVWKDDRDALSPAARRGMALFFSERLACSKCHAGFTFSGPVRWAGGPETRPALEDNGLGGRFRVPTLRNIAVTAPYMHDGRFETLDAVIDHYAEGGLPSPTLSALVKGFTITKEEKAELVEFLESLTDVDFLKDPRLADPWRN